The Amycolatopsis sp. DG1A-15b genome window below encodes:
- a CDS encoding single-stranded DNA-binding protein translates to MAGDTSITVIGNVTSDPELRFTASGAAVANFTVASTPRTFDRQSGEWKDGETMFLRCNVWRQAAENLAESIARGARLIVQGRLKQRSFETKEGEKRTVTELDVDEVGPSLRFATAKVNKVSRSQSNAANGEAPAEDPWGSAPAASDANSGDQPPF, encoded by the coding sequence ATGGCTGGAGACACGAGTATCACCGTCATCGGGAACGTTACGTCCGACCCGGAACTCCGCTTCACGGCCTCCGGCGCGGCGGTCGCGAACTTCACCGTCGCGTCCACTCCGCGCACGTTCGATCGGCAGAGCGGTGAGTGGAAGGACGGCGAGACGATGTTCCTGCGCTGCAACGTCTGGCGGCAGGCCGCGGAGAACCTGGCCGAGTCGATCGCCAGGGGCGCCCGTTTGATCGTCCAGGGCCGGCTCAAGCAGCGCAGCTTCGAGACCAAGGAAGGCGAGAAACGGACCGTCACCGAACTCGACGTTGACGAGGTCGGCCCCTCGCTGCGCTTCGCCACCGCCAAGGTCAACAAGGTCTCGCGCAGCCAGAGCAACGCCGCCAACGGCGAAGCACCCGCCGAAGACCCCTGGGGTTCCGCCCCGGCCGCCAGCGACGCCAACTCGGGCGACCAGCCCCCGTTCTGA